A stretch of Halocalculus aciditolerans DNA encodes these proteins:
- a CDS encoding PAS domain-containing protein: MDEGIRVLYAAGGTEGEARADALETTGEFDVTAVTDSSAVLDALSEDTVDCLVSEYALDGIDGLGLLNLVRDTDPAIPFVLFVGDGDENVASDAISRGVTDYIQMYDGDDLAVETLANAVRDAAERYQAEQDVAMLNDLARNVYERITDAFFALDRDWRFTYVNPEAERLLDARAEALIGENFWEVFPEAVGTTFYTEYHRAIATQDSVTFDETFPPVDEHLEVRAFPSEDGLSVHFRATPEDASSAESSHLMELTNMLSYDLIDSIRRAQDAVERAKASGDRDDLDEVEAALSRMNDLVNHSVTLASENQPHQR, encoded by the coding sequence ATGGACGAGGGGATCCGCGTGCTCTACGCTGCCGGGGGGACCGAAGGCGAGGCGAGAGCCGACGCCCTCGAAACCACCGGCGAGTTCGATGTTACCGCTGTCACCGACAGCTCCGCCGTTCTCGACGCGCTCTCCGAAGACACCGTCGACTGCCTCGTCAGCGAGTACGCCCTCGACGGCATCGACGGCCTCGGCCTCCTGAACCTCGTCCGCGACACCGACCCCGCCATCCCCTTCGTCCTCTTCGTCGGCGACGGCGACGAAAACGTCGCGAGCGACGCCATCTCCCGCGGCGTCACCGACTACATCCAGATGTACGACGGCGACGACCTCGCCGTCGAAACCCTCGCGAACGCCGTCCGCGACGCCGCCGAACGCTACCAAGCAGAACAGGACGTCGCGATGCTGAACGACCTCGCGCGGAACGTCTACGAACGCATCACGGACGCCTTCTTCGCGCTCGACCGCGACTGGCGCTTCACCTACGTCAACCCCGAAGCCGAACGCCTCCTCGACGCCCGCGCCGAAGCACTCATCGGCGAGAACTTCTGGGAGGTCTTCCCCGAAGCCGTCGGCACCACCTTCTACACCGAATACCACCGCGCCATCGCCACCCAGGACTCCGTCACCTTCGACGAGACCTTTCCCCCCGTCGACGAACACCTCGAAGTCCGCGCGTTCCCCTCCGAAGACGGCCTCTCCGTCCACTTCCGCGCCACCCCCGAAGACGCGAGCTCCGCCGAATCCAGCCACCTGATGGAGCTCACCAACATGCTCTCCTACGACCTCATCGACTCCATCCGACGCGCACAAGACGCGGTCGAACGCGCCAAAGCCAGCGGCGACCGAGACGACCTCGACGAAGTCGAAGCCGCCCTCTCCCGCATGAACGACCTCGTCAACCACTCCGTCACCCTCGCCTCCGAAAACCAACCCCACCAGCGGTAA
- a CDS encoding HalX domain-containing protein, translating into MTDKPTVLVVEDEVELAELYATWLQQAYEVRTANTAADALDQFDDEVDVVLLDRRLPEMSGDEFLERIRERGFDTPVAMVSAVDPDFDILEMGFDAYLVKPVTRDDLDDVVDRLLARRLYDDEVSEYFSLAAKRAALESEKSTRELESNDAYIELCERLDDLRSDLDDLVDSLDADDMAALFHALEDGEGQ; encoded by the coding sequence ATGACGGACAAACCGACAGTCCTCGTCGTCGAAGACGAGGTCGAACTGGCTGAACTCTACGCCACATGGCTCCAGCAGGCCTACGAAGTGCGAACGGCGAACACCGCGGCGGACGCACTCGACCAGTTCGACGACGAGGTTGACGTCGTCCTGCTCGACCGGCGCCTGCCGGAGATGAGCGGCGACGAATTTCTCGAACGCATCCGCGAACGCGGCTTCGATACCCCGGTCGCGATGGTGAGCGCGGTCGACCCCGACTTCGACATTCTCGAGATGGGGTTCGACGCCTACCTCGTGAAGCCCGTCACGCGCGACGACCTCGACGACGTCGTCGACCGCCTGCTCGCCCGCCGCCTCTACGACGACGAGGTCAGCGAATACTTCTCGCTCGCCGCGAAACGCGCCGCGCTCGAATCCGAGAAATCCACGCGAGAGCTCGAATCGAACGACGCCTACATCGAGCTCTGCGAGCGCCTCGACGACCTCAGAAGCGACCTCGACGACCTCGTCGACTCGCTCGACGCGGACGACATGGCGGCGCTCTTCCACGCGCTCGAAGACGGCGAGGGCCAGTGA
- a CDS encoding prephenate dehydrogenase/arogenate dehydrogenase family protein, which produces MEVLVVGAGEMGRWFADAVDAPVAFADADRDAAEAAASALDARVVPLDGEESFGVVCIAVPMSAAVDAIEAHAPRAQQAVVDVTGRMAEPLAAMARVAPARERVSFHPLFAGEHAPGRIAVAAGAPGPATDGVRRDLDAAGNELVDIDPGEHDEAMQTIQGRTHAAILAFGLAADDVPDDLATPVYEELVGVLDRVGGGNPEVYREIQSVFGGASEVAAAAERLAAAVDDPEAFAEVYDDAGR; this is translated from the coding sequence ATGGAGGTACTCGTGGTGGGGGCTGGCGAGATGGGGCGGTGGTTCGCGGACGCGGTGGACGCGCCGGTCGCGTTCGCGGACGCGGACCGCGACGCGGCGGAAGCGGCGGCGTCGGCGCTCGACGCGCGCGTCGTGCCGCTCGACGGGGAGGAGTCGTTCGGCGTCGTCTGCATCGCGGTGCCGATGTCGGCGGCGGTCGACGCCATCGAGGCGCACGCGCCGCGCGCACAGCAAGCCGTCGTGGACGTGACGGGGCGGATGGCGGAGCCGCTGGCGGCGATGGCGCGCGTCGCGCCGGCCCGCGAGCGCGTGAGCTTCCACCCGCTCTTCGCGGGCGAGCACGCGCCGGGACGCATCGCGGTGGCGGCGGGCGCGCCGGGGCCGGCGACGGACGGCGTCAGACGCGACCTCGACGCCGCGGGGAACGAGCTCGTCGATATCGACCCGGGCGAGCACGACGAGGCGATGCAGACGATTCAGGGGCGGACGCACGCCGCGATTCTGGCGTTCGGTCTCGCGGCTGACGACGTCCCGGACGACCTCGCGACGCCCGTCTACGAGGAGCTCGTGGGCGTCCTCGACCGCGTCGGCGGCGGGAACCCCGAGGTCTACCGTGAGATTCAGTCGGTGTTCGGCGGGGCGAGCGAGGTGGCCGCGGCGGCGGAGCGCCTCGCCGCCGCCGTCGACGACCCGGAGGCGTTCGCGGAGGTGTACGACGATGCCGGTCGATAG
- a CDS encoding small ribosomal subunit Rsm22 family protein, translating to MPVDRDAVVSNAKYLRNIRPVDPDEISEYVEGHPHGAVVRQVLREEAWDLGLVEREDGTFVPADDDPVRIEDAAVEGLPSEYAAALEGALVERYGGEWYAGATGDTLRESIRRLKEDYYHENPVEYDLDAAFGYALYHLPDFYAAGRYVFADLARDGRVPRTLRVLDVGAGVGGPALGLLDALPEDALVRYEAVEPSASTELLDLLLDETGTNVHPSIHETTAEAFDPGTYDIVLFGNVLSELDAPVAVVEKYLDALDDDGTLVAIAPADKNTAIQLREVEREVEANDSATVFAPAVRLWEGYAPTDTGWSFDERPDVEPPRIQRELAERAERPSEFLNETVKFAYSFLTVDGERRYDVSLSPGRTLRMADSGDRVTNRVDALVGKLSRNLAGGDANPLFRVSDGSERVDHYAVLVQETSLNVALRTAEYGDLLSVESALLLWNDDEGAYNLVVDDETVVDPVPR from the coding sequence ATGCCGGTCGATAGGGACGCCGTCGTCTCGAACGCGAAGTACCTGCGGAACATTCGGCCGGTCGACCCGGACGAGATTTCGGAGTACGTCGAGGGCCACCCGCACGGCGCGGTCGTCCGACAGGTGCTCCGGGAGGAAGCGTGGGACCTCGGGCTGGTCGAACGCGAGGACGGGACGTTCGTTCCGGCGGACGACGACCCGGTCCGCATCGAGGACGCGGCGGTCGAGGGGCTGCCGAGCGAGTACGCGGCGGCGCTGGAGGGCGCGCTCGTCGAGCGCTACGGCGGCGAGTGGTACGCCGGCGCGACCGGGGACACCCTCCGGGAGTCGATTCGCCGGCTGAAGGAGGATTACTACCACGAGAACCCGGTGGAGTACGACCTAGACGCGGCGTTCGGCTACGCGCTCTACCACCTGCCGGATTTCTACGCGGCCGGCCGGTACGTCTTCGCGGACCTCGCGCGGGACGGCCGCGTGCCGCGGACGCTGCGCGTGCTCGACGTCGGCGCGGGCGTCGGCGGCCCGGCGCTCGGCCTGCTCGACGCGCTCCCCGAGGACGCGCTCGTGCGCTACGAGGCCGTGGAGCCGAGCGCGAGCACCGAACTCCTCGACCTCCTCCTCGACGAGACGGGGACGAACGTCCACCCGTCGATTCACGAGACGACCGCGGAGGCCTTCGACCCCGGGACGTACGATATCGTGCTCTTCGGGAACGTCCTCAGCGAGCTCGACGCCCCCGTCGCCGTCGTCGAGAAGTACCTCGACGCGCTCGACGACGACGGGACGCTCGTCGCCATCGCGCCGGCGGACAAGAACACCGCCATCCAGCTCCGCGAGGTCGAACGCGAGGTGGAGGCGAACGACTCTGCGACCGTGTTCGCGCCGGCGGTGCGGCTCTGGGAGGGGTACGCGCCGACGGATACGGGCTGGTCGTTCGACGAGCGCCCCGACGTGGAGCCGCCGCGGATTCAGCGCGAACTCGCGGAGCGCGCGGAGCGCCCGTCGGAGTTCCTGAACGAGACAGTAAAGTTCGCGTACTCGTTCCTCACCGTGGACGGCGAGCGGCGGTACGACGTCTCGCTCTCGCCGGGGCGGACGCTGCGGATGGCGGACAGCGGCGACCGCGTCACGAACCGCGTCGACGCCTTAGTCGGAAAGCTCAGCCGGAACCTCGCGGGCGGGGACGCGAACCCCCTCTTCCGCGTCTCCGACGGCTCCGAGCGCGTCGACCACTACGCCGTGCTCGTGCAGGAGACGAGCCTCAACGTCGCGCTCCGCACGGCCGAATACGGCGACCTGCTCTCCGTCGAATCCGCGCTCCTCCTCTGGAACGACGACGAGGGCGCGTACAACCTCGTCGTCGACGACGAAACGGTCGTCGACCCCGTCCCGCGGTGA
- the surE gene encoding 5'/3'-nucleotidase SurE, with the protein MTLDILLTNDDGIDSPGLHALDDALSEIGDVTVVAPAENKSATGRALSRDVAVTERERGYAVDGTPADCVIVGVEAIGPRPDLVVAGCNAGANIGTYVLGRSGTVSAAVEAAFCDVPAIASSMLLKSEDFQRTVEKDEYAAAADATRYLAEHAFDSGVFEEADYLNLNAPHPESDVRGMRVTAPASGYDMTANHQKGRISIDDRMWDRIDADAITDPEGTDRRAVVDGFLSVSPLTAPHSTSHHDHLDALVADY; encoded by the coding sequence GTGACGCTCGACATTCTCCTCACGAACGACGACGGCATCGACAGTCCCGGGCTCCACGCGCTCGACGACGCGCTCTCCGAGATCGGGGACGTCACCGTGGTCGCGCCCGCGGAGAACAAGAGCGCGACGGGGCGCGCGCTCTCCCGGGACGTCGCCGTCACGGAGCGCGAGCGCGGCTACGCGGTCGACGGGACGCCCGCGGACTGCGTCATCGTCGGCGTCGAAGCCATCGGCCCCCGCCCGGACCTCGTCGTCGCCGGCTGTAACGCCGGTGCGAACATCGGAACGTACGTCCTCGGGCGTTCGGGGACGGTCTCCGCGGCGGTGGAAGCGGCGTTCTGCGACGTGCCCGCCATCGCGTCCTCGATGCTCCTCAAGAGCGAGGACTTCCAGCGAACCGTCGAGAAAGACGAGTACGCGGCCGCGGCGGACGCGACGCGATACCTCGCCGAGCACGCGTTCGACTCCGGCGTCTTCGAGGAAGCGGACTACCTCAACCTCAACGCCCCGCACCCCGAGAGCGACGTCCGCGGGATGCGGGTGACCGCGCCCGCGTCCGGCTACGACATGACCGCGAACCACCAGAAGGGCCGCATCAGCATCGACGACCGGATGTGGGACCGCATCGACGCCGACGCCATCACCGACCCGGAAGGGACCGACCGCCGCGCGGTCGTCGACGGCTTCCTCTCCGTGTCGCCGCTCACCGCCCCGCACTCGACGAGCCACCACGACCACCTCGACGCGCTCGTCGCCGACTACTGA
- a CDS encoding carbonic anhydrase: MQDAVVDLLDANAEHAREFAGRFDDVQDAQRPAVVSVSCADSRVLHDHVWGNDEPGRVFTCSNIGNRVFQRVDGEDVVSGDVLYPIEHTGTEVAVVVGHTGCGAVTATYDAVQGVLDEPAGIARCLALLEPHLAPGVDALPDDLGRAERINRLVEYNVDRQVDLLLASDDVPDAVDVLGVVYDFQDVYDGARGEVHVVNVDGETAPEAIREAHPALAHRIGRLWTDE; the protein is encoded by the coding sequence ATGCAGGACGCGGTCGTCGACCTCCTCGACGCGAACGCCGAGCACGCACGCGAGTTCGCGGGTCGCTTCGACGACGTGCAGGACGCCCAGCGGCCCGCCGTCGTGAGCGTCTCCTGTGCGGACTCCCGCGTCCTCCACGACCACGTCTGGGGGAACGACGAACCGGGCCGCGTCTTCACGTGTAGCAACATCGGGAACCGCGTCTTCCAGCGCGTCGACGGGGAAGACGTCGTCTCCGGCGACGTCCTCTACCCCATCGAACACACGGGAACCGAGGTCGCGGTCGTCGTCGGCCACACGGGCTGCGGCGCGGTCACCGCGACGTACGACGCCGTCCAGGGGGTCCTCGACGAACCCGCGGGTATCGCGCGCTGCCTCGCCCTCCTCGAACCCCACCTCGCGCCGGGCGTCGACGCGCTCCCCGACGACCTCGGGCGCGCCGAGCGCATCAACCGCCTCGTGGAGTACAACGTCGACCGGCAGGTCGACCTCCTCCTCGCCAGCGACGACGTCCCCGACGCCGTGGACGTTCTCGGCGTCGTCTACGACTTTCAGGACGTCTACGACGGGGCGCGCGGGGAGGTGCACGTCGTCAACGTCGACGGCGAGACCGCGCCGGAGGCGATTCGTGAGGCGCACCCGGCTCTCGCCCACCGCATCGGCCGCCTCTGGACGGACGAATAA
- a CDS encoding Lrp/AsnC family transcriptional regulator: MTGEDIDDVDKAILYALQEDARNTSSGDIAERAGTSDSTVRKRIRRLESDGVIKGYSAQVDYEKSGYPLRMLLFCTASIPERGELVPEILAIDGVVSVQELVTGDENLLVTMVGESDSDITLVAQELLEMGLTVTDEVLVRSHETTPFGGFDPAAHAEPDG, translated from the coding sequence ATGACCGGCGAAGACATCGACGACGTGGACAAGGCGATTCTGTACGCGTTGCAGGAAGACGCGCGGAACACGTCCTCGGGTGACATCGCGGAGCGAGCCGGAACGTCCGACAGCACCGTGCGAAAGCGCATCCGGCGGCTCGAATCCGACGGCGTCATCAAGGGGTACAGCGCGCAGGTCGACTACGAGAAGTCGGGGTATCCGCTCCGGATGCTCCTCTTCTGCACGGCGTCGATTCCGGAGCGCGGCGAACTCGTCCCGGAAATCCTCGCCATCGACGGCGTCGTCTCCGTCCAGGAGCTCGTCACGGGCGACGAGAACCTCCTGGTGACGATGGTTGGCGAGTCGGACAGCGACATCACGCTCGTCGCCCAAGAACTCCTGGAGATGGGGTTGACGGTCACGGACGAGGTGCTCGTTCGGAGTCACGAGACGACGCCGTTCGGCGGGTTCGACCCGGCGGCGCACGCCGAGCCCGACGGTTAA
- a CDS encoding proton-conducting transporter transmembrane domain-containing protein encodes MTKEHTPVEPLSPPTTDDDALPRALTRLVWALWLASVVVLGARLWTGADLTLGGVLRVDGLTAVMWVAVTFFSGVVYSYSRRYMAGDANVDRFFATLAAFTASVLVLVSADHLLVFLAAWTAMGLAMARLIGHVDDWESAHASAALARRYFLGGSGLLALAFGALWWTTGATTVSGVAAAIATLPESVVLAVGGALVLAAMVQSALVPFHRWLLSSMTAPTPASALMHAGFVNAGGVLLVRFAPVVTADDALPLLVVLIGAASALTGKLLKTVQPDVKGALGCSTVGQMSFMLMQAGLGFFAAALTHLVLHGFYKAYHFLSAGGAVAREAPETATERSAERSSSAVTLLVVALTGLVGGGVFALLTGEGTEGGSGLLLVLLVVLTVLQAARDVAARADLPAAIRYAGVPLVALPAIGVYAGVYTVVHGLLAGLPGVGHPEPLTPVHGVVAAAFLVVYLAVETGLYRCSARLYVALLNAARPSAGTLLTDTEDYQ; translated from the coding sequence ATGACGAAGGAACACACGCCCGTCGAACCGCTCTCGCCCCCGACGACCGACGACGACGCGCTCCCGCGGGCGCTGACGCGACTCGTCTGGGCGCTGTGGCTCGCGAGCGTCGTCGTCCTCGGCGCGCGCCTCTGGACCGGCGCGGACCTGACGCTCGGCGGCGTCCTCCGCGTGGACGGCCTGACCGCCGTGATGTGGGTCGCGGTCACCTTCTTCAGCGGCGTCGTCTACAGCTACTCGCGGCGCTACATGGCGGGCGACGCGAACGTCGACCGCTTCTTCGCCACGCTCGCCGCGTTCACCGCGTCCGTACTGGTGCTCGTCTCCGCCGACCACCTCCTCGTCTTCCTCGCCGCCTGGACCGCGATGGGTCTCGCGATGGCCCGCCTCATCGGCCACGTCGACGACTGGGAGAGCGCGCACGCCTCGGCCGCGCTCGCCCGCCGGTACTTCCTCGGCGGGAGCGGCCTCCTCGCTCTCGCGTTCGGCGCGCTCTGGTGGACGACCGGCGCGACCACCGTCTCCGGGGTCGCCGCCGCCATCGCGACGCTCCCGGAGTCCGTCGTCCTCGCCGTCGGCGGCGCGCTCGTCCTCGCCGCGATGGTGCAGTCCGCCCTCGTCCCCTTCCACCGCTGGCTCCTCTCCTCGATGACCGCGCCGACCCCCGCGTCCGCGCTCATGCACGCCGGCTTCGTCAACGCCGGCGGCGTCCTCCTCGTCCGCTTCGCTCCCGTCGTCACCGCCGACGACGCCCTCCCGCTCCTCGTCGTTCTCATCGGTGCCGCGAGCGCGCTGACCGGGAAACTCCTGAAGACCGTTCAGCCCGACGTGAAGGGCGCGCTCGGCTGCTCGACCGTCGGCCAGATGAGCTTCATGCTCATGCAGGCCGGCCTCGGCTTCTTCGCCGCCGCGCTCACCCACCTCGTCCTCCACGGCTTCTACAAGGCCTATCACTTCCTCTCCGCCGGCGGCGCGGTCGCCCGCGAAGCACCGGAGACGGCGACGGAGCGTTCGGCCGAGCGCTCGTCGAGCGCCGTCACGCTCCTCGTCGTCGCCCTCACCGGCCTCGTCGGCGGCGGCGTGTTCGCCCTCCTCACCGGCGAAGGGACCGAGGGCGGCAGCGGCCTCCTGCTCGTGCTCCTCGTCGTCCTCACCGTCCTGCAGGCCGCGCGCGACGTCGCCGCGCGCGCCGACCTTCCGGCCGCGATTCGGTACGCCGGCGTCCCGCTCGTCGCCCTCCCCGCCATCGGCGTCTACGCCGGCGTCTACACCGTCGTCCACGGGCTCCTCGCCGGCCTGCCCGGCGTCGGCCACCCGGAGCCGCTGACGCCCGTCCACGGCGTCGTCGCCGCCGCCTTCCTCGTCGTCTACCTCGCCGTCGAGACCGGCCTCTACCGGTGCAGCGCCCGGCTCTACGTCGCACTCCTGAACGCGGCGCGGCCGAGCGCCGGGACGCTCCTCACCGACACGGAGGACTACCAATGA
- a CDS encoding DUF2309 domain-containing protein encodes MTTDTAVEESIDAAADAVGSAWPIHSFVTANPLAGFEDRPFHEAVAAGERRLDGDGYPSADTFRNAWEAGEIDGDELRDRLTDAGYAPDPEAALDRLADAESEATTTNTTDAATTDADAETATDRVDAVVSKWLAAFLDEGRAEWPMPNRSQGFYAAFRTVAPHDGDIPGRDALADLPDDPLDAIRDALADVPVGEWRDVFEYHLTALPGWTGFVKHRAEADGDWQEAHPITLGGYLAVRLALVDRFDAPLTPEDADAPAADDPDESGESGVPLAHAWLAAWEATYRDSLTDAVAAESAALADTGAGEDGSDGERPDAQLVFCIDTRSEILRRHVEEAGDYETYGYAGFFGVPMRFEGYDAALATDACPPIVDAEHYVADRPRPEDAETHETAESRRSLLEAGAETIEDLRKNAATAFSFVENTGVAYGAALAARTLLPNRVYDALERVDDRVPDAHEFCEPTVDYNPDGVHGLREGLTRDEQVEYAANAFELMGLTDLSRLVVFTGHASDTTNNPFDSSLDCGACAGNPGGPNARVLAAICNDDAVQRELRERGIDIPEDTVFLAAEHDTTTDAVELYDGDVPETHADDVESLRADLATAQADAAAERARDMGVDIDESDAGTGVREVERRAADWAETRPEWGLAGNAGLVVGPRALTDDLDLDGRVFLHSYDWTTDESGEALAAIFAGPLVVTQWINTQYYFAAVDNAAYGSGSKITQNPVGNVGVYQGNGGDLRTGLPRESLFAADGTPYHRPLRLSAVVHAPREQVRDAVAANETVAALLGNEWLSLTVVDPTRDHRAFRYETEGWTPLDEEKTAEPTAKGAPTPSVADD; translated from the coding sequence ATGACTACTGACACCGCAGTCGAGGAGAGCATCGACGCGGCCGCCGACGCGGTCGGCTCCGCGTGGCCGATTCACTCGTTCGTCACTGCGAACCCGCTCGCGGGCTTCGAGGACCGGCCGTTCCACGAGGCCGTCGCCGCCGGCGAACGCCGCCTCGACGGCGACGGCTACCCCAGCGCCGACACCTTCCGCAATGCCTGGGAAGCCGGCGAAATCGACGGCGACGAGCTCCGCGACCGCCTGACCGACGCCGGCTACGCCCCCGACCCCGAGGCCGCGCTCGACCGGCTCGCCGACGCCGAATCCGAAGCGACGACCACCAACACGACCGACGCCGCCACGACCGACGCCGACGCCGAGACGGCGACTGACCGCGTCGACGCGGTCGTGTCGAAGTGGCTCGCCGCCTTCCTCGACGAGGGCCGCGCGGAGTGGCCGATGCCGAACCGGAGTCAGGGGTTCTACGCGGCGTTCCGGACCGTCGCCCCCCACGACGGCGACATCCCCGGGCGCGACGCGCTCGCCGACCTCCCGGACGACCCCTTGGACGCGATTCGCGACGCGCTCGCGGACGTGCCCGTCGGAGAGTGGCGGGACGTCTTCGAGTACCACCTCACCGCGCTCCCCGGCTGGACGGGGTTCGTCAAACACCGCGCCGAGGCCGACGGCGACTGGCAGGAGGCACACCCAATCACGCTCGGAGGCTACCTCGCCGTCCGCCTCGCGCTCGTCGACCGCTTCGACGCCCCGCTCACCCCCGAGGACGCGGACGCGCCCGCGGCCGACGACCCCGACGAGTCCGGCGAGTCCGGCGTGCCGCTCGCCCACGCGTGGCTCGCCGCCTGGGAGGCCACCTACCGCGACTCCCTCACCGACGCCGTCGCCGCCGAGAGCGCCGCACTCGCCGATACGGGAGCAGGCGAAGACGGGAGCGACGGGGAGCGCCCGGACGCCCAACTCGTCTTCTGTATCGACACGCGCTCGGAGATTCTCCGCCGGCACGTCGAGGAAGCGGGGGACTACGAGACCTACGGCTACGCGGGCTTCTTCGGCGTGCCGATGCGCTTCGAGGGGTACGACGCCGCGCTCGCGACCGACGCCTGCCCGCCGATCGTCGACGCCGAACACTACGTCGCCGACCGCCCGCGCCCGGAGGATGCAGAGACGCACGAGACCGCCGAATCGCGCCGGAGCCTCCTCGAAGCCGGCGCGGAAACTATCGAGGACCTCCGGAAGAACGCGGCGACCGCGTTCAGCTTCGTCGAGAATACTGGTGTTGCCTACGGCGCGGCGCTCGCCGCGCGGACGCTCCTCCCCAACCGCGTCTACGACGCCCTCGAACGCGTCGACGACCGCGTGCCCGACGCCCACGAGTTCTGCGAGCCCACCGTCGACTACAACCCCGACGGCGTCCACGGCCTCCGCGAGGGCCTCACACGCGACGAACAGGTCGAGTACGCCGCGAACGCGTTCGAGCTCATGGGCCTCACCGATCTCTCCCGGCTCGTCGTCTTCACCGGCCACGCGAGCGACACGACGAACAACCCCTTCGATTCCAGTCTCGACTGCGGCGCGTGCGCCGGCAACCCCGGCGGCCCGAACGCCCGCGTGCTCGCCGCCATCTGTAACGACGACGCCGTACAGCGGGAACTCCGCGAGCGCGGCATCGACATCCCCGAGGATACCGTCTTCCTCGCCGCCGAACACGACACCACCACGGACGCCGTCGAACTCTACGACGGTGACGTCCCCGAGACCCACGCCGACGACGTCGAATCCCTCCGCGCCGACCTCGCGACCGCTCAGGCGGACGCGGCCGCCGAACGCGCCCGCGACATGGGCGTCGACATCGACGAATCCGACGCCGGGACGGGTGTTCGCGAGGTCGAGCGCCGCGCCGCCGACTGGGCGGAGACACGGCCGGAGTGGGGGCTCGCCGGGAACGCCGGCCTCGTCGTCGGCCCGCGCGCTCTCACCGACGACCTCGACCTCGACGGCCGCGTCTTCCTCCACTCCTACGACTGGACGACGGACGAGAGTGGAGAGGCGCTCGCCGCCATCTTCGCCGGCCCGCTCGTCGTCACCCAGTGGATTAACACGCAGTACTACTTCGCCGCCGTCGACAACGCCGCCTACGGCAGCGGGTCGAAAATCACGCAGAACCCCGTCGGGAACGTCGGCGTCTATCAGGGGAACGGCGGCGACCTCCGCACCGGCCTCCCGCGCGAGTCACTCTTCGCCGCCGACGGCACCCCCTACCACCGCCCGCTCCGCCTCTCCGCCGTCGTCCACGCGCCCAGAGAACAGGTGCGCGACGCCGTCGCCGCGAACGAAACTGTCGCTGCACTGCTCGGCAACGAGTGGCTCTCGCTCACCGTCGTCGACCCGACCCGCGACCACCGCGCCTTCCGCTACGAAACCGAGGGCTGGACGCCGCTCGATGAGGAAAAGACCGCCGAGCCGACCGCGAAGGGAGCCCCGACGCCGAGCGTCGCCGACGACTGA
- a CDS encoding glycine zipper 2TM domain-containing protein, translating into MRQRITRAVGRAKYAAIGAAVGAGVGGLLSRNAASTGGAVGGLVGAFVGETSTTAKSAYEKYSEKAD; encoded by the coding sequence ATGAGGCAACGAATTACGCGAGCGGTCGGTCGAGCGAAGTACGCAGCGATCGGTGCCGCGGTCGGCGCGGGCGTCGGCGGCCTCCTCAGCCGGAACGCGGCGAGCACGGGCGGCGCAGTCGGCGGGCTCGTCGGCGCGTTCGTCGGCGAGACGAGCACCACGGCGAAGAGCGCGTACGAGAAGTACTCCGAGAAGGCGGACTGA